From a single Paramisgurnus dabryanus chromosome 17, PD_genome_1.1, whole genome shotgun sequence genomic region:
- the ppp1r3ca gene encoding protein phosphatase 1, regulatory subunit 3Ca, whose protein sequence is MSSARVLHMVSSSMPGPGMPVDVAVQLYITHSPPLRSFLSSYEDFRSRNLVNTCCKPLRPCLSSRAHLEPPLLTWKTPKPKPKKKVVFADSKGMSLTAVHVFSIVDNKEPATPQLQFDLEDLANVTTTLRINSSQSRMLDFPQPAADYLDFRSRLLKNFVCLENCTLQEQALTGTIKVRNVAYEKSVQVRITYDTWKSYQDVECTFMNNVYGCQDTDTFSFAIELPVYVPPQSKVEFCISYRTGGQVYWDNNDGRNYGLVSTSRQQNKKCNTPSKKSESRKLGRKTDKGINKIESPLYTNNFIPKWQQWKNFNISNPYW, encoded by the exons ATGAGTTCTGCAAG AGTTCTTCATATGGTCAGTTCCTCGATGCCGGGTCCAGGTATGCCTGTGGATGTTGCTGTGCAGCTCTACATTACCCATTCTCCCCCCCTGCGCAGCTTCCTGAGCTCCTATGAGGATTTCAGGTCACGCAACCTGGTTAACACCTGCTGCAAACCCCTGAGGCCTTGTCTGAGCTCCAGAGCCCACTTGGAGCCCCCCTTACTGACCTGGAAGACACCAAAACCCAAACCCAAGAAAAAGGTTGTGTTTGCAGACTCCAAAGGCATGTCACTAACAGCAGTGCATGTCTTCTCTATTGTCGATAACAAAGAACCTGCTACACCCCAACTGCAGTTTGACCTAGAAGATCTAGCGAACGTCACCACAACTCTTCGCATAAACTCCTCCCAAAGCCGAATGCTAGATTTTCCACAGCCAGCAGCAGACTATCTAGACTTCCGTAGTAGGCTGCTAAAGAACTTCGTATGCTTGGAAAACTGTACCCTGCAGGAGCAGGCTCTCACCGGCACAATTAAAGTGCGCAACGTGGCCTACGAAAAGTCTGTGCAGGTGCGGATCACCTACGACACCTGGAAGAGCTACCAAGATGTGGAATGCACCTTTATGAATAACGTCTATGGTTGCCAGGATACAGACACATTTTCTTTTGCCATTGAATTGCCTGTCTATGTACCCCCTCAAAGTAAAGTAGAATTTTGCATAAGTTACAGAACTGGAGGCCAGGTTTACTGGGACAACAATGATGGGAGAAATTATGGACTGGTTTCAACATCTCggcaacaaaacaaaaaatgcaatACGCCATCAAAGAAATCTGAATCTAGGAAGCTAGGCAGGAAAACAGACAAGGGGATTAACAAAATTGAAAGTCCCCTCTACACCAATAACTTTATTCCAAAATGGCAGCAATGGAAGAACTTTAACATAAGTAACCCATACTGGTGA